The following proteins are encoded in a genomic region of Pseudoxanthomonas suwonensis 11-1:
- a CDS encoding cellulose biosynthesis protein BcsC has translation MFRETLKPLCLVGLSVLAAPLLAQSPSATQQLVNQGNYWQDQGREDLAAEAWRKLLAVDPNQPDALLGLALIDLNQGRRAEAQRRLTQLQSSHPDSPQATRLRMALGGGGGSGGSNNALQTARRAAAAGRYAEAVRAYDQAFGKGGPPDDLALEYYQVLAGTPDGWERARDGLRRVAGNSNSPAASLALGQVLTYREPTRREGITRLRGLASRDDVGGPARSAWRQALLWLNATRADAALYDEFLKIQPNDREVAAKRAQLRDQATGGAAQQDPNQRLLAEGFRALEGGDDAVAEARFAQVLRARPRDPEAMGGLGSVRLRQQRFAEASELLRPAAAANRKWKQAADTAQYWVTLQGARNGGPDAVRKVSAAVQLVPREPAGHVLLAQLQEGSDPAAAEAGYRKALELDPANAGALQGLVGLLGRQGRAAEAASLYERLTPEQRERAGGAGALRASLARARAQEALAAGDLDTARIELEDALLEDGRDPWLRLELARLYQRAGRPDQARGIMDGLLAIDESPQTLHAAAVYAQEQGDWGSVYANLERIPPASRDSAMSSLHDVAWIHVQAAQARQLAAQERAGEAQLLLARVEASLGDRLQRPETAGALAEAYAGIGSRQRALVLAQRLLAGPDAGTEERLQYASVLLRAGQDVELSALLRKLADAPMTPAQASRYQDLRTGYVLRQVDALREMGNLEAAYETLAPILAQQPQDPRTVAALARLYAAAGDQRQALALYQQQQQLAPGDVDAMVAAAGSAAALRDMETAEYYLEQALARQPQSPDVLAGAGRVYRSAGQNRKAERYFRAAIAAQARNAGQTDHGYPAASTALAGSGGRAFNPFAGLTGGQARGNALRGERFDPLAAQPVAAAPAAPMFASSAPVAVQAPVQAVAYDPAPVRANDLPPPAVAQAANLQPAPVVGGLSLPVPGQPVAVADAPRPSLATAARPQPGSGNPVLDELRELQGQNSSQLGVASAYRSRDGEAGLGRLDDLEVPLEGRFAVGEGKLRVTVTPTILDAGSMDAAYGVASRFGGGPQAALAGALAADREPVDELVGSSLYQLLLTRGDTNATRNLLYDIALSSGRYQELFNLTDGALTNAERRAAALAALYEDPLPSYILSRDLANLPIGDIASQILGNATLARGLTAEQQAQLQGLARGSSASQTPLAFQDTLYAMVANAAGARPVGSQDASGAGVSVAYERGGLRVDIGSSPLGFQESQVVGGVQYRGQAGDNVTWGVAASRRAMTDSLLSFAGVEDPRTGMQWGGVTATGAKVDATMDNGLIGTYANFGWHRLEGENVAANERQEASVGVYVHALETANQSLTAGLNLTAMRHDLNLSGFTYGHGGYFSPQSYFDLGFPAHWNGRSASRRLAWQVDASVGVQHFKVDAAPYFPGNPELQAAAYEAASLAAMLGLTPEYIEPVYDGQTKTGVSYNLSAAAEWQLSRQLFLGGRLDMNNARDYQQFGTNLYLRFLLDRYGGSLGRQPQPVRSPYAAGE, from the coding sequence ATGTTCCGTGAAACGCTGAAACCGCTCTGCCTGGTGGGCCTGTCCGTGCTGGCGGCGCCGCTGCTGGCGCAGTCGCCCTCGGCCACCCAGCAGCTGGTCAACCAGGGCAACTACTGGCAGGACCAGGGCCGCGAGGACCTGGCCGCCGAGGCCTGGCGCAAGCTGCTGGCGGTGGATCCGAACCAGCCCGACGCGCTGCTCGGCCTGGCCCTGATCGACCTCAACCAGGGCCGCCGTGCCGAGGCGCAGCGCCGGCTGACCCAGCTGCAGTCCAGCCATCCGGACTCGCCGCAGGCGACCCGCCTGCGCATGGCCCTGGGCGGTGGTGGCGGCAGCGGCGGCAGCAACAACGCGCTGCAGACCGCGCGCCGCGCTGCCGCCGCCGGCCGTTACGCCGAGGCGGTGCGCGCCTACGACCAGGCCTTCGGCAAGGGCGGTCCGCCGGACGACCTGGCGCTGGAGTACTACCAGGTGCTGGCCGGCACCCCGGACGGCTGGGAGCGCGCCCGCGACGGCCTGCGCCGGGTCGCCGGCAACAGCAACAGCCCGGCCGCCTCGCTGGCGCTGGGGCAGGTGCTGACCTACCGCGAGCCGACCCGGCGCGAGGGCATCACCCGCCTGCGCGGCCTGGCCTCGCGCGACGACGTCGGCGGCCCGGCGCGCTCGGCCTGGCGCCAGGCGCTGCTGTGGCTCAACGCCACCCGCGCCGATGCCGCGCTGTACGACGAGTTCCTGAAGATCCAGCCCAACGACCGCGAGGTCGCGGCCAAGCGCGCGCAGCTGCGCGACCAGGCCACCGGCGGTGCAGCCCAGCAGGACCCGAACCAGCGCCTGTTGGCCGAGGGTTTCCGCGCCCTGGAAGGCGGCGACGACGCGGTGGCCGAGGCGCGGTTCGCCCAGGTCCTGCGCGCGCGACCACGCGATCCGGAGGCGATGGGTGGGCTCGGTTCGGTGCGCCTGCGCCAGCAGCGTTTCGCCGAGGCCAGCGAGCTGCTGCGCCCGGCCGCCGCGGCCAACCGCAAGTGGAAGCAGGCCGCCGACACCGCGCAGTACTGGGTGACCCTGCAGGGCGCCCGCAACGGCGGCCCCGACGCGGTGCGCAAGGTGTCCGCGGCGGTGCAGCTGGTGCCGCGCGAACCGGCTGGCCACGTGCTGCTGGCGCAGCTGCAGGAAGGCAGCGACCCGGCCGCCGCCGAGGCCGGCTACCGCAAGGCGCTGGAGCTTGATCCGGCCAACGCCGGCGCGCTGCAGGGCCTGGTCGGCCTGCTCGGTCGCCAAGGCCGTGCCGCCGAGGCCGCCTCACTCTACGAACGCCTGACCCCGGAGCAGCGCGAGCGCGCCGGTGGCGCAGGTGCGCTGCGTGCCTCGCTGGCCCGTGCGCGGGCGCAGGAGGCGCTGGCCGCCGGCGACCTGGACACCGCCCGGATCGAGCTCGAGGACGCGCTGCTGGAAGACGGCCGCGACCCGTGGCTGCGGCTGGAACTGGCGCGCCTGTACCAGCGCGCCGGCCGCCCCGACCAGGCGCGCGGGATCATGGACGGCCTGCTGGCCATCGACGAATCGCCGCAGACCCTGCACGCCGCCGCGGTCTACGCCCAGGAGCAGGGCGACTGGGGCAGCGTCTACGCCAACCTCGAGCGGATCCCGCCGGCCTCGCGCGACAGCGCGATGTCGTCCCTGCACGACGTGGCCTGGATCCACGTGCAGGCCGCGCAGGCCCGCCAGCTGGCCGCGCAGGAGCGCGCCGGCGAGGCGCAGCTGCTGCTGGCCCGGGTGGAGGCCTCGCTGGGCGACCGCCTGCAGCGCCCGGAGACCGCCGGCGCCCTGGCCGAAGCCTATGCCGGCATCGGCAGCCGCCAGCGCGCGCTGGTACTGGCGCAGCGCCTGCTGGCCGGCCCCGACGCCGGAACCGAGGAACGCCTGCAGTACGCCTCGGTGCTGCTGCGCGCCGGCCAGGACGTGGAGCTGTCGGCGCTGCTGCGCAAGCTGGCCGACGCGCCGATGACCCCGGCCCAGGCCAGCCGTTACCAGGACCTGCGCACCGGCTACGTGCTGCGCCAGGTCGACGCCCTGCGCGAGATGGGCAACCTCGAGGCCGCCTACGAGACCCTGGCCCCGATCCTGGCCCAGCAGCCGCAGGATCCGCGCACCGTGGCCGCGCTGGCGCGGCTGTACGCCGCCGCCGGCGACCAGCGCCAGGCCCTGGCCCTGTACCAGCAGCAGCAGCAGCTGGCCCCGGGCGACGTCGACGCGATGGTTGCCGCCGCCGGCAGCGCCGCCGCGCTGCGCGACATGGAGACGGCCGAGTACTACCTGGAGCAGGCGCTGGCCCGCCAGCCCCAGTCGCCCGACGTGCTGGCCGGCGCCGGCCGCGTGTACCGCTCCGCCGGACAGAACCGCAAGGCCGAGCGCTATTTCCGCGCCGCCATCGCCGCCCAGGCGCGCAACGCCGGCCAGACCGACCATGGCTATCCGGCCGCCAGCACCGCGCTGGCCGGCAGTGGTGGCCGCGCGTTCAACCCGTTTGCCGGCCTGACCGGCGGCCAGGCACGTGGCAACGCCCTGCGTGGCGAGCGCTTCGATCCGCTGGCCGCGCAGCCGGTGGCCGCGGCGCCCGCCGCGCCGATGTTCGCCTCCAGCGCACCGGTGGCGGTGCAGGCGCCGGTGCAGGCCGTGGCCTACGATCCGGCGCCAGTGCGCGCCAACGACCTGCCGCCGCCAGCGGTGGCGCAGGCCGCCAACCTGCAGCCGGCCCCGGTGGTCGGTGGCCTGTCGCTGCCGGTCCCGGGCCAACCGGTGGCCGTGGCCGACGCGCCGCGTCCCTCGCTGGCGACCGCGGCGCGGCCGCAGCCCGGCAGCGGCAATCCGGTGCTGGACGAGCTGCGTGAGCTGCAGGGCCAGAACAGCAGCCAGCTGGGCGTGGCCTCGGCCTACCGCAGCCGCGACGGCGAGGCCGGCCTGGGCCGGCTCGACGACCTCGAGGTGCCGCTGGAAGGTCGCTTCGCGGTGGGCGAGGGCAAGCTGCGGGTGACCGTCACCCCGACCATCCTCGACGCCGGCAGCATGGACGCCGCGTACGGCGTGGCCAGCCGCTTCGGCGGCGGCCCGCAGGCGGCCCTGGCCGGTGCCCTGGCCGCCGACCGCGAGCCGGTCGACGAACTGGTCGGCTCCAGCCTGTACCAGCTGCTGTTGACCCGTGGCGACACCAACGCCACCCGCAACCTGCTGTACGACATCGCCCTGTCCAGCGGCCGCTACCAGGAGCTGTTCAACCTGACCGACGGCGCCCTGACCAATGCCGAGCGCCGCGCCGCGGCGCTGGCGGCGCTGTACGAGGATCCGCTGCCGAGCTACATCCTCTCGCGCGACCTGGCGAACCTGCCGATCGGCGACATCGCCTCGCAGATCCTCGGCAACGCCACCCTGGCGCGCGGCCTCACCGCCGAGCAGCAGGCGCAGCTGCAGGGCCTGGCGCGCGGTTCCAGCGCCAGCCAGACCCCGCTGGCCTTCCAGGACACCCTGTACGCGATGGTGGCCAACGCCGCCGGCGCGCGCCCGGTCGGTAGCCAGGACGCCAGCGGTGCCGGCGTCTCGGTGGCCTACGAGCGTGGCGGCCTGCGCGTGGACATCGGCAGCTCGCCGCTGGGCTTCCAGGAGTCGCAGGTGGTCGGCGGCGTGCAGTACCGCGGCCAGGCCGGCGACAACGTGACCTGGGGCGTGGCCGCCTCGCGCCGGGCGATGACCGACAGCCTGCTGTCCTTCGCCGGCGTCGAGGATCCGCGCACCGGCATGCAGTGGGGCGGGGTGACCGCCACCGGCGCCAAGGTCGACGCGACCATGGACAACGGCCTGATCGGTACCTACGCCAACTTCGGCTGGCACCGCCTGGAAGGCGAGAACGTGGCCGCCAACGAGCGCCAGGAGGCGAGCGTGGGCGTGTACGTGCATGCGCTGGAGACCGCCAACCAGTCGCTGACCGCCGGCCTGAACCTCACCGCCATGCGCCACGACCTCAACCTCAGCGGCTTCACCTACGGCCACGGCGGCTACTTCAGCCCGCAGTCCTACTTCGACCTGGGCTTCCCGGCGCACTGGAACGGCCGCAGCGCCAGCCGCCGCCTGGCCTGGCAGGTCGATGCCAGCGTCGGCGTGCAGCACTTCAAGGTCGACGCGGCGCCGTACTTCCCCGGCAATCCCGAGCTGCAGGCCGCCGCCTACGAAGCCGCCTCGCTGGCGGCGATGCTGGGCCTGACCCCGGAGTACATCGAGCCGGTGTACGACGGCCAGACCAAGACCGGCGTGTCCTACAACCTGAGCGCGGCCGCCGAATGGCAGCTGTCGCGGCAGCTGTTCCTGGGCGGCCGCCTGGACATGAACAACGCGCGCGACTACCAGCAGTTCGGTACCAACCTGTACCTGCGTTTCCTGCTGGACCGCTACGGCGGCAGCCTCGGCCGCCAGCCGCAGCCGGTGCGCTCGCCCTACGCAGCGGGCGAATAG
- the bcsZ gene encoding cellulose synthase complex periplasmic endoglucanase BcsZ → MQGMSEGPDQARRGTLRALVAAAIAGALPAHVLAAPAEPPACLGPWADWRRFVDRHVEDNGRVVDFVNADLRSTSESQSYGLFFALVDNDQLLFERILAWTRRNLSNGRPDLYLPAWLWGQSGDGSWRVLDQNTASDGELWIAYALLEAGRLWNRPGFVQAGRQILALMNKAEVTELPGFGTMLLPGNHGYVHAGSWTLNPCYLPLFAFRRFAAHDRKGPWGRLAERSVALVRQASPNGFAPDWTRWNGKAFVVDPDKGPMGSYDAIRTYLWAGITSPSDPLRKPLMAALAGPLRMLRAQGAFAEKIDVRNGVGMGAPPPGFAAALLPYLASQGQHALARAQAALVPTSGPAADSLTYYDRCLVLFGKGWMDRRYRIAADGRLHPAWSTPCSVKR, encoded by the coding sequence ATGCAAGGCATGAGCGAAGGCCCGGACCAGGCGCGCCGCGGCACGTTGCGCGCGCTGGTCGCGGCCGCCATCGCCGGGGCGTTGCCGGCGCACGTGCTGGCCGCACCGGCGGAGCCACCGGCCTGCCTGGGCCCTTGGGCCGACTGGCGCCGGTTCGTCGACCGCCACGTGGAGGACAACGGGCGGGTGGTGGACTTCGTCAACGCCGACCTGCGCAGCACTTCCGAGTCGCAGTCCTACGGCCTGTTCTTCGCCCTGGTCGACAACGACCAGCTGCTGTTCGAGCGGATCCTGGCCTGGACCCGGCGCAACCTCAGCAACGGCCGTCCGGACCTGTACCTGCCGGCATGGCTGTGGGGCCAGTCCGGCGACGGCAGCTGGCGGGTGCTGGACCAGAACACCGCCTCCGACGGCGAACTGTGGATCGCCTACGCCCTGCTCGAGGCCGGCCGGCTGTGGAACCGCCCCGGCTTCGTCCAGGCCGGGCGCCAGATCCTGGCGCTGATGAACAAGGCCGAGGTCACCGAGCTGCCCGGCTTCGGCACCATGCTGCTGCCGGGCAACCATGGCTACGTGCATGCCGGCAGCTGGACCCTCAATCCCTGCTACTTGCCGCTGTTCGCGTTCCGCCGCTTCGCCGCGCACGACCGCAAGGGACCGTGGGGCAGGCTGGCCGAGCGCAGCGTGGCCCTGGTCCGCCAGGCCTCACCCAATGGCTTCGCCCCCGACTGGACCCGCTGGAACGGCAAGGCCTTCGTGGTCGACCCGGACAAGGGCCCGATGGGCAGCTACGACGCCATCCGCACCTACCTGTGGGCCGGCATCACCAGTCCGTCCGATCCGCTGCGCAAGCCGCTGATGGCCGCGCTGGCCGGGCCGCTGCGGATGCTGCGCGCGCAGGGTGCATTCGCCGAGAAGATCGACGTGCGCAACGGCGTCGGCATGGGCGCGCCGCCGCCGGGTTTCGCCGCCGCCCTGCTGCCCTACCTCGCCAGCCAGGGCCAGCACGCGCTGGCCCGGGCGCAGGCCGCGCTGGTGCCGACCTCCGGCCCGGCCGCCGATTCGCTTACCTACTACGACCGCTGCCTCGTGCTGTTCGGCAAGGGCTGGATGGATCGCCGCTACCGTATCGCCGCCGACGGGCGCCTGCACCCCGCCTGGAGTACGCCATGTTCCGTGAAACGCTGA
- the bcsB gene encoding cellulose biosynthesis cyclic di-GMP-binding regulatory protein BcsB yields MRLRTPAAFALAFLFGLAHAQDPAAAVDPMPATGPLAPLAPVPADLRQSRSTLRQLGIDYEITLRGIQGTAGVPFPVRSDQVIQRATLHLKYSYSPALLPDLSHLKVTVNGVTAATVPVPSEDAGRELERDIELDPRLFVDHNWINLQLIGHYTRDCEDPDHTSLWANIDRGSYVELAWAPLQLANDLSLLPLPFFDPRDTSRLELPFVFPGQPSNATVQAAGVAASWFGAQAGYRGALFPTYTGMLPVQGNAVVFGTTRNPPPGIQLPEINGPTLAITNHPQDPNGKLLLVLGRDEAELRVAASAMSLGTPLSGELAVVQGYREVEPRKPYDAPNWVPSDRPVRFDELVRDQAALNVRGYHPDLIRIGLQLAPDLFVWESDGIPVNLRYRYTLPEGADKSAMNVSINDAFVTTLPLNGRPHARPAPVRLWNSLKAKGQMPIEQPLMLPTGPFSSSSQLRFHFFFDRPVAEACKNTFPDVSAAIDGDSTIDVSGFPHFIAMPNLAAFGNAGFPFTRLADLAETAVVMPDNPGQDDVANALALFGRMGASTGYPALRAQVVNAAQVEQYAGHDLVVLGSSRSQPLFTRWASHLPLGNTRDGSRSYALTDWLKRHAPFFFSPDSRRTDLPTTAEVAVRPEAGDVVLMGFESPLRSGRSVVALQAEDPAQVARLFEAWFDPEKLAAFQGSVVLLQRDKVVSLAGNQTYHVGKLPPLTAMRWFFGNHPLWLAVLVCLASLLLAMVARWLLQRRAASRTRAGG; encoded by the coding sequence ATGCGCCTGAGAACCCCGGCCGCCTTCGCCCTTGCCTTCCTGTTCGGACTGGCCCACGCGCAGGACCCGGCCGCAGCCGTGGATCCGATGCCTGCCACCGGGCCGCTCGCGCCGCTGGCGCCGGTTCCCGCCGACCTGCGCCAGAGCCGCTCGACCCTGCGCCAGCTCGGCATCGACTACGAGATCACCCTGCGCGGCATCCAGGGCACGGCCGGCGTGCCGTTCCCGGTGCGCAGCGACCAGGTGATCCAGCGCGCCACCCTGCACCTGAAGTACAGCTACTCGCCGGCCCTGCTGCCGGACCTGTCGCACCTGAAGGTCACGGTCAACGGCGTCACCGCGGCCACCGTGCCGGTGCCGTCCGAGGATGCCGGCCGCGAGCTGGAGCGCGACATCGAACTGGATCCGCGCCTGTTCGTGGACCACAACTGGATCAACCTGCAGCTGATCGGACACTACACCCGGGACTGCGAGGACCCGGACCACACCAGCCTGTGGGCCAATATCGACCGCGGCAGCTATGTCGAGCTGGCGTGGGCGCCGCTGCAGCTGGCCAACGACCTGTCGCTGCTGCCGCTGCCGTTCTTCGACCCGCGCGACACCTCGCGCCTGGAACTGCCGTTCGTGTTCCCGGGCCAGCCGTCCAACGCCACCGTGCAGGCCGCCGGCGTGGCCGCCTCCTGGTTCGGCGCCCAGGCCGGATACCGCGGCGCGCTGTTCCCGACCTACACCGGCATGCTGCCGGTGCAGGGCAACGCGGTGGTGTTCGGCACCACGCGCAACCCGCCGCCGGGCATCCAGCTGCCCGAGATCAACGGCCCGACCCTGGCCATCACCAACCATCCGCAGGATCCCAACGGCAAGCTGCTGCTGGTGCTTGGCCGCGACGAGGCCGAGCTGCGCGTCGCCGCCAGCGCCATGTCGCTCGGCACGCCGCTGTCGGGCGAGCTGGCGGTGGTGCAGGGCTACAGGGAAGTCGAGCCGCGCAAGCCCTACGACGCCCCCAACTGGGTGCCCAGCGACCGCCCGGTACGCTTCGACGAGCTGGTGCGCGACCAGGCCGCGCTCAACGTGCGCGGCTACCACCCGGACCTGATCCGCATCGGCCTGCAGCTGGCGCCTGACCTGTTCGTGTGGGAGAGCGATGGCATCCCGGTCAACCTGCGCTACCGCTACACCCTGCCGGAGGGCGCGGACAAGTCAGCGATGAACGTCAGCATCAACGATGCGTTCGTCACCACCCTGCCGCTCAACGGCCGCCCGCACGCGCGCCCGGCGCCGGTCCGGCTGTGGAACAGCCTCAAGGCCAAGGGCCAGATGCCGATCGAGCAGCCGCTGATGCTGCCGACCGGTCCGTTCTCGTCCAGCAGCCAGCTGCGCTTCCACTTCTTCTTCGACCGCCCGGTGGCCGAGGCCTGCAAGAACACGTTCCCGGACGTGTCGGCGGCGATCGACGGCGATTCGACCATCGACGTCAGCGGCTTCCCGCACTTCATCGCCATGCCCAACCTGGCGGCGTTCGGCAATGCAGGCTTCCCGTTCACCCGCCTGGCCGACCTGGCCGAGACCGCGGTGGTGATGCCGGACAACCCGGGCCAGGACGACGTGGCCAACGCGCTGGCGCTGTTCGGGCGCATGGGTGCTTCCACCGGCTACCCGGCGCTGCGCGCGCAGGTGGTCAATGCCGCCCAGGTCGAGCAGTACGCCGGCCACGACCTGGTGGTGCTGGGCTCCAGCCGCTCGCAGCCGCTGTTCACCCGCTGGGCTTCCCACCTGCCGCTGGGCAACACCCGGGACGGCAGCCGCAGCTATGCGCTGACCGACTGGCTCAAGCGCCACGCCCCGTTCTTCTTCTCGCCCGACTCGCGCCGCACCGACCTGCCGACCACGGCCGAGGTCGCGGTGCGTCCGGAAGCCGGCGACGTGGTCCTGATGGGCTTCGAATCGCCGCTGCGCAGTGGCCGCAGCGTGGTCGCGCTGCAGGCCGAGGACCCGGCCCAGGTCGCGCGCCTGTTCGAGGCCTGGTTCGATCCGGAGAAGCTGGCCGCGTTCCAGGGCAGCGTGGTCCTGCTGCAGCGGGACAAGGTCGTGAGCCTGGCCGGCAACCAGACCTACCATGTCGGCAAGCTGCCGCCGCTGACGGCGATGCGCTGGTTCTTCGGCAACCACCCGCTGTGGCTGGCGGTGCTGGTGTGCCTGGCCAGCCTGCTGCTGGCGATGGTTGCGCGCTGGCTGCTGCAGCGTCGTGCGGCGTCGAGGACCAGGGCGGGCGGTTGA
- the bcsA gene encoding UDP-forming cellulose synthase catalytic subunit encodes MGQGKTRGARTPLEKLALAVLCVAGLSLIGFVASVPLDVKHQFLLSAAVFVAALLLRRSSSPVVVLALMGLSLTMSTRYIWWRLTETMGVGTPLDMVLGSGLLVAELYAFVVLVFGFFQVAWPLNRKPVPLPADQALWPTVDVFIPTYNEPLSVVRTTVLAASVLDWPEDRLNVYVLDDGRRDELREFCEQAGVHYLTRTNNSHAKAGNINAALKKTSGEFVAIFDCDHMPSRSFLQVAMGWLVRDPNLAVVQTPHYFFSPDPFERNLDTFGKVPNEGHLFYGLLQDGNDTWNATFFCGSCAVIRRGPLEEVGGVAVETVTEDAHTAIRLHQRGYDSAYLPIPQAAGLATESLSAHVGQRIRWARGMAQIFRVDNPMFTRGLKLAQRLCYTNAMIHFFYGLPRIIFLTAPLAFLLFGAHVIHASALMILAYALPHILQSGLTNLRVQGRYRSLLWNEVYETTLAWYILLPTTMAVINPKLGKFNVTAKGGLVRKSYFDAQIAKPYLFLLVLNLTGMAAGVLRLVFGGDSGEVQTLWLNLGWTAYNMMILGATIATCSEQRQIRRAHRVPLRMPAVLHMPDGTAVPCHTVDFSTGGMALRPDSPYPMAPGTEVQVELGHRGRSYRLPAVVRQDRDEQGVSIEFQELDLEQERWLVASTFARADLWMSQWGRHDRDTFLGSLGGVLRASVRGFMALGRHVADSSRSGFRGPRAGDNA; translated from the coding sequence ATGGGGCAGGGGAAGACACGGGGTGCGCGCACTCCGCTGGAGAAACTGGCGCTGGCCGTGTTGTGCGTGGCCGGGCTGTCGCTCATCGGCTTCGTCGCCAGCGTCCCGCTGGATGTAAAGCACCAGTTCCTGCTGTCGGCGGCGGTGTTCGTGGCCGCGCTGCTGCTGCGCCGCAGCTCCAGCCCGGTGGTGGTGCTGGCCCTGATGGGCCTGTCCCTGACCATGTCCACCCGCTACATCTGGTGGCGCCTGACCGAGACCATGGGCGTCGGCACGCCGCTGGACATGGTGCTGGGCAGCGGCCTGCTGGTGGCCGAGCTGTACGCCTTCGTCGTGCTGGTGTTCGGCTTCTTCCAGGTGGCCTGGCCGCTGAACCGCAAGCCGGTGCCGCTGCCCGCCGACCAGGCGCTGTGGCCGACGGTGGACGTGTTCATCCCCACCTACAACGAGCCGCTGTCGGTGGTGCGCACCACGGTGCTGGCGGCCTCGGTGCTGGACTGGCCGGAGGACAGGCTCAACGTCTACGTGCTCGATGACGGCCGCCGCGACGAGCTGCGCGAGTTCTGCGAACAGGCCGGCGTCCACTACCTGACCCGCACCAACAACAGCCACGCCAAGGCCGGCAACATCAACGCCGCGCTGAAGAAGACCTCGGGCGAGTTCGTCGCCATCTTCGACTGCGACCACATGCCTTCGCGCTCGTTCCTGCAGGTGGCGATGGGCTGGCTGGTGCGCGATCCCAACCTGGCGGTGGTGCAGACCCCGCACTACTTCTTCTCGCCGGATCCGTTCGAGCGCAACCTCGACACCTTCGGCAAGGTGCCCAACGAGGGCCACCTGTTCTACGGCCTGCTCCAGGACGGCAACGACACCTGGAACGCGACCTTCTTCTGCGGCTCCTGCGCGGTGATCCGCCGCGGCCCGCTGGAGGAGGTCGGCGGCGTCGCGGTGGAGACCGTGACCGAGGACGCGCACACCGCGATCCGCCTGCACCAGCGCGGCTACGACAGCGCCTACCTGCCGATCCCGCAGGCCGCCGGCCTGGCCACCGAGAGCCTGTCGGCGCACGTGGGCCAGCGCATCCGCTGGGCGCGCGGCATGGCCCAGATCTTCCGCGTGGACAACCCGATGTTCACCCGCGGGCTGAAGCTGGCGCAGCGGCTCTGCTACACCAACGCGATGATCCACTTCTTCTACGGCCTGCCGCGGATCATCTTCCTCACCGCGCCGCTGGCCTTCCTGCTGTTCGGCGCGCACGTGATCCACGCCTCGGCGCTGATGATCCTGGCCTACGCGCTGCCGCACATCCTGCAGTCGGGCCTGACCAACCTGCGGGTGCAGGGGCGCTACCGCAGCCTGCTGTGGAACGAGGTCTACGAGACCACCCTGGCCTGGTACATCCTGCTGCCGACCACGATGGCGGTGATCAACCCCAAGCTGGGCAAGTTCAACGTCACCGCCAAGGGCGGCCTGGTCCGGAAGAGCTACTTCGACGCGCAGATCGCCAAGCCCTACCTGTTCCTGCTGGTGCTCAACCTCACCGGCATGGCCGCCGGCGTGCTGCGCCTGGTCTTCGGTGGCGACAGCGGCGAGGTGCAGACGCTGTGGCTCAACCTCGGCTGGACCGCGTACAACATGATGATCCTCGGCGCGACCATCGCCACCTGCAGCGAGCAGCGACAGATCCGCCGCGCCCACCGCGTGCCGCTGCGCATGCCGGCGGTGCTGCACATGCCCGACGGCACCGCCGTGCCCTGCCACACCGTCGACTTCTCCACCGGCGGCATGGCCCTGCGCCCGGATTCCCCGTACCCGATGGCGCCCGGCACCGAGGTGCAGGTCGAGCTCGGCCACCGCGGCCGCAGTTACCGACTGCCGGCGGTGGTGCGTCAGGACCGCGACGAGCAGGGCGTGAGCATCGAGTTCCAGGAACTGGACCTGGAGCAGGAGCGCTGGCTGGTGGCTTCCACCTTCGCCCGCGCCGACCTGTGGATGTCGCAGTGGGGCCGCCACGACCGCGACACCTTCCTCGGCTCGCTCGGCGGCGTGCTGCGCGCCAGCGTGCGCGGCTTCATGGCGCTGGGCCGCCATGTCGCCGACAGCAGCCGTTCCGGCTTCCGCGGCCCGCGCGCCGGAGACAACGCATGA
- the bcsD gene encoding cellulose biosynthesis protein BcsD gives MTPDDLLDHYRTRSCAPQWRGFMRALCDELEHGLDEEDRARLMARLGERFAGDHPLPEVPTLDALQTAANAVWAPIEWGRAEFEEMEDRVLIRHFASPLAAAGGAGRPWLAAFLEGVYRAWFRAAGTASVLDVACTHADANHVDSFVLSRVS, from the coding sequence ATGACCCCAGACGACCTGCTGGACCATTACCGAACCCGCAGCTGTGCCCCGCAGTGGCGCGGCTTCATGCGCGCCCTGTGCGACGAGCTGGAGCATGGCCTGGACGAGGAAGACCGCGCGCGGCTGATGGCGCGCCTGGGCGAGCGCTTCGCCGGCGACCACCCGCTGCCGGAAGTGCCGACCCTCGACGCGCTGCAGACCGCGGCCAATGCAGTCTGGGCGCCGATCGAGTGGGGCAGGGCCGAATTCGAGGAGATGGAAGACCGCGTCCTGATCCGGCATTTCGCCTCGCCGCTGGCCGCCGCCGGTGGAGCGGGGCGGCCGTGGCTGGCCGCGTTCCTGGAAGGCGTGTACCGGGCCTGGTTCCGCGCCGCCGGTACCGCGTCCGTGCTGGACGTGGCCTGCACCCACGCCGATGCAAACCATGTCGACAGCTTCGTGCTGTCCCGCGTGTCCTGA